The following nucleotide sequence is from Paenibacillus odorifer.
GTCTGCACATGCTGCGCCGCGAGAAATCGAGTTTAAGGATAAACTACCGAAGACACGATCAGGTAAAATCATGCGGCGTGTACTGAAGGCATGGGAGCTGCATCTTCCGACAGGAGATCTATCCACGATTGAGGATTAGAATGAATTGTAAAAAAACACCGTTCCCGGATGAATCCATGGGAACGGTGTTTTGCTGTGTAAAGTTATTTATTAATCTTTGGGCTAACGTGTCCCTGCATTATTACCTGCTGTGGGATTATTACTGCCCCCAGTACTGTTACCTCCACCGGCTGGTGTTTCCGTCGGTAGCGGGAGAATGTTACCTGGATCCTCAATAATGTCTCCTGGTGTCGTCTCAGGCTCTGTAGGCGGCTCTGTGCCAGGTTGTTGATCAGGTGTAGGAGTTGCTTCTGGTGTTGGTGTAATCCCTCCAGCAACGCTGCCAGAAGCCGTCTCATTACCTGCAACATCCACGGCGGTTACATAGAAGGTTGCATTAGCACTTGCCGGTGTACCCGGCGTGAATACCTTGTTCTCATCTGCCATGAGTATAGATTGCTTTTGGAAAGAACCTCCATTTAATGAACGATATAAGCGGTATCCCACAACATCTGCCGAGCTGCTAGCGGAGAAGCTGATGACCGCTTTACCAGTGCTATAAGAGACGTTAACATTTCCAGGAGCAGCAGGGGAAGCCCCGTCGTCCACTCGTGGATCAACTTCTGTTGGAAAATCCGTCTTGGCATCGGCTGGCATATAATACTCCAGTGATTTATGATCCTTCATCTTAGGGAAGGCAGCCAGGAGTTCTTTGACGAGTTCCTGTATCGGCTTCTCACGTTTAACGACGATTTTTTCCTTTAGGAACTCCTCTGGAGTACCTTCCAACGGGATATAATTGACGCCTTTGTAAGTAATATACTTGGCTTTGGAAATCCCGTCGTCGCTCTCTTTTGGCACATATTTTGTATTAAATATATCCGTTGTGAATTTATCAGTCAGAGATGTTGGCAGTTTGCCGCTATATGCTGAAACTGTCTTTTTGATAATTCCTTCAGGCTGTGCAAATTTGTCTGTGACGAATAGTTCCGGCTGCTTATCAATGACAGCATTCAATACTTTTGCCCATAATGTTTGGGCTTGACGTTTTTGTGTATCTCCCGTAAGGGTGTTGATTTGCTCTTTGTAACCGACCCACATTCCCAATGTGACATCAGGAGTGTAGCCCATAAACCATACGTCCCCATAATTCTGGGTAGATCCAGTCTTACCGACAATCGGAATTTCTTTAGAGTGTTTGTATGCTCTTTTTACGGTGCTGGCTGTACCCTCTGTAATTACAGTTCGCAGCATATCTGTCATTAGGTAAGCTGTTTGCTTAGAGAATACTTGCTCAGGATTAACCTTGTGCTGATAGATAATTTTGCCCTCTGAATTGACGATTTTCTCAATCATGTAGGCATCATTAAAGGCTCCCTGGTTGCCGATAGCGGAATAGGCATTGGTTAACTCTTCTACGGATACACCGTATTTGAGACCGCCTATAACCCCAGTCTGCGCGCTGTAATCATCATCTGTGAGGGTGGTGATCCCCAGCTTTTTAGTAAAGGCCCAAGATTTCTCTATTCCGACCTTTTCATTAAACAGCTTAAGCGCAGGCAAGTTGAGCGATTTGTTAAGTGCGTAACGGGCAGTGACCAGACCTTGATAGCGGTTATTGGCATTCTTGGGAATATGGAATCCTTTTCCGCCGTCTTTTAGAATAATTGGCGCGTCATCCACAATCCCGGCAGGCTGAATCAGCCCTGCATCTAAGGCTGGTAAATAAGCTGAAATTGGCTTCATAGTCGATCCGGGCTGACGGATCATTTGGGTAGCATAATTCATCTGCTCAATATTGAAGTCGCGGCCCTCAATCATGCCGAGAATGGCTCCCGTTTTGTTATCAATTAACATGCCAGCCGTCTGTTCCATACCTTTGGTTTTGCTGTCTTTAGTAAAATTATTGCTGTCTTCTGAGACACTATGCATTGCATTGTAAACTTTTTTATCAATAGTTGTGTAGACTCGATAACCGCCGGTCATGAGCTGCTGTCTTGCTTCTTCAAGTAACACGGCATTGTCAGTAGTGCTATTGGCATCCGTTGTGCCATTTTTCTCTTCATTCAATGATAGAAGGATCTCGGATGCTTTACGCTCAGTCTCCATCATCAGGTATGGATATGTAGCATAGGCTTTTTTGGTATGTGGCGCCAGAGAACTCTTGATATCAAATTTAAGGGCTTCATCATATTGAGAGGTAGTGATCTTATTCTCCTCAAGCATACGACGAAGTACAAGATGTTGACGGTCCATAGCTCTGTTGAAAGCTTTTTCGTTGAATTCACCTATGCCATTAAATGCAGAATAAGCAGAAGGGAGCTGCGGAAGACCAGCCAAATACGCTGCTTGAGCGACATTCAATTTGTCCAGATCGTCTAGACCGAATATCCCCTTGGCTGCTGCTTTAATCCCGAAAACATTGTAGCCATTCGAACCATTGCCGAAAGGAACCTTATTTAGATAAGCCGTTAATATTTCTTGCTTGGTCAAGAAGCGTTCCAATCTAAGAGAAAGTAGAATTTCTTTTACTTTACGATCTTCTGTCCGATCCAGATTCAGGAATACACGTCTTGCGAGCTGCTGGGTGAGTGTACTGCCTCCGGTCTGAACGGATTCATTGAGAAGCTTTTGTTTGACGGCACGCAAGGTGCCTTTGAAATCCACGCCATTATGCTCATTAAAATTATTGTCCTCTATTGCGAGAACTGCATCGATAATAAGCTGGGGGATATCGTTGAATTCAATGAGCCTTCGGTCTTCTTCTGTCCGAAGCTGGCCGATCGGTGCGCCGTCTCGGAAATAAGCGAATCCGGTGATCGCATTTTGACTGACCTGCTGCTGAATCATTTCTTCGGAGCGAACAGGTTCATCCTTCACAATGGAAGCGACATAGCCTGCTACAGCACCACCGGCAAATAGAACGCCTATTATTCCAAGAATAAACATCCACTTAACTACAGAACCGAACCTGCTTAGGGCGGATCTGCGGGGTGAAGGCTTCTTAGCGTTTTTTTTCTTGTTCTCTTGAGCCATCGACGATAATTCCTCCTTTTAACGGAATTATTATAGCATAAATTGGCGTTTTTGAATGCGCTTCTACCTGATTCTCATGGTCTTAAGATTCGACTTTTGTGCAAAAATTATAAATAAAGTAATTTAGGGTATGATTTGCGAAAGCGTAATAGGCAACAAACGGCTTGGAATTTAGAATATAGACATAACAAAAAGCCCCCGGATTAATCCGGAGGCTTCGGTCATACCCGCTAAAAGCGAGATATTAACGGTTGTAGAACTCGACGATTTGTTTCTCATCGATATCCTGGGAAAGCTCGGAACGTTCTGGCAAACGGATATATTTACCTTCGAAAGATCCTTCAGCATATTCCAGGTAAGCTGGAAGGTGGTTACGGTTAGCAAGAGCTTCTTTGATGGAAGCCATGCCTTGGCTCTTCTCGCGAAGACCGATAACGTCGCCCAAGCTTACACGGTAAGAAGCGATGTCGACTTTTTTGCCGTTTACAGTTACGTGTCCGTGGGATACCAACTGACGTGCTCCAGCACGGGAGTTAGCAAATCCAAGACGGTAAACTAGGTTGTCCAAGCGGCTTTCAAGCAAGAACATGAAGTTTTCGCCCGCAAGACCTGGAAGTTTTTGTGCTTTAGCGAAGAGAGTACGGAATTGTTTCTCTCCCAAGCCGTACATGTGACGCAGTTTTTGTTTTTCCAAAAGCTGCATTCCGTAGTTACTTACTTTTCTGCGTTGGTTAGCGCCGTGTTGTCCTGGTGGGAAAGGGCGTTTCAGGTCTTTGCCTGTACCGCTAAGGGAAATGCCCAGACGGCGGCTGAGTTTGAATTTAGGTCCGGTGTAACGTGCCATGTTATAGTAGACTCCTTTATATTTGAAATTTCAGGTTAGGGCTCTATTTGCGCCGCATTTCGTATCCGTGATTAGCATTATTGGCTTCCACACTACCAGGGAAGTTCAGCCGCTGCCCTGGCAGTAACGAAATGCGTGAGGGTGACACAACGTTACGCCCAAGTAAGACTTGTTACAGTCTTGTTCAACAATAAATATTATATGAAAGTAGTATATAAAGTCAAGCGCATATTAAAAGAGTTTTTGTCATTCTTTGTCGTTAGTTCTTTGGTCCTAAAAAAAATCCCGGAAATAAGGAAAATATAATGCAATACACAAAGAAAGGGAGTAAAATATAGTTAATTAGATGTTAATTGGGAAGGTTTTTTTTCTTAATTGAGAAGCAAAGGGGATCTTCGTTATGTCAGAACAGAAAGCATACGCTTATAAAGACAGTCGTATGCTGATACAGGACAAATTGCACGCTAGTAGAGATTCCGAAGATCCCACCGCCTGGCTTAGGGAAACGGAAATAGTGTCCCATGACTTCCCATATTTGGCCAATCTGATTGCAGACAGCTTCGAGGAATGGATCGATGGGCTAGAGGCTCTACCGTTCGCTAAATCATGGGATTGGTGTGTACTGAATTTTGAAGGCAGATATTTTGCTAATATTGCCGATCAGCAAGAACGATGGAGGCACCAATGGGAGCAGGCGGCGGCAGCTAGTTTACTTTCCGGCACAACCTCATCTGTTCAACTGACGGTGCAAGGTCAGGATATGAGCTTTTTTACTATACCGCTCATCACTCGCGTTGACAAAGAAATTTTTGCTTGCCTGGGCTGTGCTATGCCGACACAACAATATTTAATGGGTGGACGAGATACTGCTGAGGCTATATCGTTGCAGTACCGGACCATTTTCTATCATAAGTTTGAACATATTTTTGTAACTGATCTTGCGAGTGTTCATCTACATGCTGAACGTGAGAGCAATCGCCGCTCCTTGTTATTTCAGATCGTTCAGCGGATGCATGACAATATTGATGTGAACGCCGTGCTTACGGAGGTTATAGATAGCATTTCTGCAATGTACCCTGGTGCCAGGCTTGAGCTGTTTATGTCGCAAGATCACCGCAGCACTCATCCGCAGGTCAAACCTTTACCGTTTCAGATGTCCAGTGATGATGTCTGCGCTAGAGCATTTAAAGACGGCCGTGTTGCTCTGAACACCAATACTGAAGATCAACACATTGTAGAAATTGGTCTTCCGCTAGGTGGCAAGCAGGGGGTTTATGGGGTATTCCACATGGTGATGGATAACTCAATCTTTATGGATGTAGATTTACGGTTTCTCTCGATGGTGGCAGATACCGCAGGTACTGCTTTTGAGAATGCCAAGCTGTATGAACGCTCCAATCAGCTCATTCGTGAGCTGCGTATGAGTAACGAACTTACACAGCGTCTGAATCAAAGCTTGCGCTTAGGAGATATTTTCCAATTTGCGTTTGAAGAGCTGCTTGAGATGTTTGGTGCAGACTACTGCTGTATTTTACATATGAACGAAGAAAAGGGCGGGCTAGAGGTTATAGCTTGCAATCATTCCTCCTTGCAAAATGAGATTTTAGAAGTAGGACAAGGTTTAGGCGGGAAGGTCTATACTACTGGGGAATCATTAATCATGTCTAACTACATAGATAATCCTAATACTACTTCTCGTTTAATGAATGCTACCGGGTCGCAGTCGCTGATTGCCACACCTTTAAGTGTAGGTGGTGAAGTGCGTGGTGCCATCATGTTGGCGCATCGCGATGCCCATTATTTCTCTTATGACAATTACAGATTGCTTCAGGCGATGGCGGGGCATATTGGACTTGCTGTAGGGAACGCAAGGCTGCATGCCGAAGTTAGACGTCTAGCGAACAGAGATAGCCTAACTGGACTTTATGCTCGTCATTATCTGGACGAAGAAATAAAGGAACGGCAGTCTACAGATTTTTGCGGTTGCTTAATCGTTGTGGATATCGATCAGTTCAAGATGGTGAATGATACCTATGGTCATCAAAAGGGTGACAAGATTTTAAAAGAGGTCAGTGAAATTGTGAAGTCCTCCATCCGACAAGGTGATATTGCTGCGAGGTGGGGCGGAGAAGAACTGTCGGTCTATTTACCATTAATGGGAGTAGAACAGGCAGTAAATGTGGCTGAGCGTATTCGCAAGCGGGTGATGAACGAAACCGAACCTAATGTAACAGTGTCCTGCGGTATAGCAGAATGGAGCTGGATGGACGAACGTGTAAGCGTGGAATCCCTGTTCTATCGAGCGGATATGGCACTGTATAAAGCTAAGAACAATGGGCGTAACCAGGTGATCGTTGACACTAAAGAGAATGGCAGTGGTGTGAAGGGATTGCCTCATAAGTAAAAAAAGATAGCAGAGCAGCGGTTCTCCCCTTATTGGAGAGTCGCTGCTTTTTGTTTTGGCAGATGGCTGGCTGCTTCGACTATGTATCTATCATCCTGCTGCGATGCATCGGACTCAGATGACGTTATTTGCGTGATTTTAGCTTTTTAAGCATGTTTTCGGACTCCGGAGACGCTATTCCTTAATAAGAGGGGCATATCGGACGCATTTCGGATCAATAGCTGCAATGGAGTCCGTTGGCATACGAAATATCGCAAAATACTGTAATTAAGGTCAGCTGTGTCCGAAAGCGACAACGGTGCGGCGACTGGCAGCGGTAACTTCGTGAGTCTGAAGGTGGTATGTACTGACATTCGAAAGCAAGCGACGAACGCGCATAAGTTAGAGCAATGTATGGAAAACGATAGCAGCAACGTATTTGCATCTGTATAAGGCGCGCAGGAAGGGAGAACCCTATAGTGGGCTGTAAAGTAAAATACTCCAAGAAAGGCCTGATGACCGTGAGAAAGTCATTGTTACTAAAGGGGTTAGTTCTTATGATTTTTACCTTGTCCTGCGTGTTCAACAGCGGTTGCAGCGTTATTAGAGACAAACCAGCCAAGAAAGATCTAAGTTTGGTGTTAGCGGGTATAACGGGCAGCGATGGGGTTACTTTTAAAGGGTCAACCATGCTTACAAAAGGTGGAAAGACCGTTCCGGAATCCATGATATTTTACGAAGGCACAGTACAGGACCATAAGAAGGTCAATCTGTATACACTGCTTCCTGATAAATCCTCATCCACAAAAAAAGCAGCTAATAGCGCTAAAGATTTAAAAAGCGGCATCACTTCTATGAAAGCTCTCCATAGTCAGCTAGAGAAAAAAGAGGGGGAATGGGTAGCGTTGACCACTGAAGGTTCATCTGAGGACGGAAATCCGCTTGCTTTGCTTAATCCGTTAAAACAGCTGGAGGAGCTGCAATCCATGGAGGCTAATGTGACTGAAGATGCGGGTGCAGGCAGAGGGACAAATGTGCTGCGGATCGAGCTGACGCCTGCTGAGGCCAGAAAGCAACTGACTGCTGAATTAGAAAAAGAGATGCAAGACCTTCGACCTGAAACACCTGATTCGGCTGGGAAAATAACAAAGAACGATCAGGCGGTTACGCAAGCTTTAGTGGAACTGTGGGAGAAGAAAAATAATGAATTACAGCAAAAGCTGAAACAAGCTAATGTTGAGACTGTCTACCATTTAACCGTTGATACAAAACATAATCTGCCGAGAAAGCTCACCTTAAATCGTAAGGTTACCTACTTGGAAGCGGGGAATAATTCTGATAATGAAACTTATGTATCACAGGTGAATTTTTCAGGCTTTCGTTGATTTTCACATTATCCTACAGGTCTTGCGCTCCATACAGGGCGTGCTACAATAGAAAAGCTTGCTTATTTTTTAGACAGAGGAAGGAAGAATACACAATGAAAGATCCCAGAATTCAAAAGCTGGCGGCTAACCTAGTCGG
It contains:
- a CDS encoding transglycosylase domain-containing protein, with protein sequence MAQENKKKNAKKPSPRRSALSRFGSVVKWMFILGIIGVLFAGGAVAGYVASIVKDEPVRSEEMIQQQVSQNAITGFAYFRDGAPIGQLRTEEDRRLIEFNDIPQLIIDAVLAIEDNNFNEHNGVDFKGTLRAVKQKLLNESVQTGGSTLTQQLARRVFLNLDRTEDRKVKEILLSLRLERFLTKQEILTAYLNKVPFGNGSNGYNVFGIKAAAKGIFGLDDLDKLNVAQAAYLAGLPQLPSAYSAFNGIGEFNEKAFNRAMDRQHLVLRRMLEENKITTSQYDEALKFDIKSSLAPHTKKAYATYPYLMMETERKASEILLSLNEEKNGTTDANSTTDNAVLLEEARQQLMTGGYRVYTTIDKKVYNAMHSVSEDSNNFTKDSKTKGMEQTAGMLIDNKTGAILGMIEGRDFNIEQMNYATQMIRQPGSTMKPISAYLPALDAGLIQPAGIVDDAPIILKDGGKGFHIPKNANNRYQGLVTARYALNKSLNLPALKLFNEKVGIEKSWAFTKKLGITTLTDDDYSAQTGVIGGLKYGVSVEELTNAYSAIGNQGAFNDAYMIEKIVNSEGKIIYQHKVNPEQVFSKQTAYLMTDMLRTVITEGTASTVKRAYKHSKEIPIVGKTGSTQNYGDVWFMGYTPDVTLGMWVGYKEQINTLTGDTQKRQAQTLWAKVLNAVIDKQPELFVTDKFAQPEGIIKKTVSAYSGKLPTSLTDKFTTDIFNTKYVPKESDDGISKAKYITYKGVNYIPLEGTPEEFLKEKIVVKREKPIQELVKELLAAFPKMKDHKSLEYYMPADAKTDFPTEVDPRVDDGASPAAPGNVNVSYSTGKAVISFSASSSADVVGYRLYRSLNGGSFQKQSILMADENKVFTPGTPASANATFYVTAVDVAGNETASGSVAGGITPTPEATPTPDQQPGTEPPTEPETTPGDIIEDPGNILPLPTETPAGGGNSTGGSNNPTAGNNAGTR
- the rpsD gene encoding 30S ribosomal protein S4, whose protein sequence is MARYTGPKFKLSRRLGISLSGTGKDLKRPFPPGQHGANQRRKVSNYGMQLLEKQKLRHMYGLGEKQFRTLFAKAQKLPGLAGENFMFLLESRLDNLVYRLGFANSRAGARQLVSHGHVTVNGKKVDIASYRVSLGDVIGLREKSQGMASIKEALANRNHLPAYLEYAEGSFEGKYIRLPERSELSQDIDEKQIVEFYNR
- a CDS encoding sensor domain-containing diguanylate cyclase, whose protein sequence is MSEQKAYAYKDSRMLIQDKLHASRDSEDPTAWLRETEIVSHDFPYLANLIADSFEEWIDGLEALPFAKSWDWCVLNFEGRYFANIADQQERWRHQWEQAAAASLLSGTTSSVQLTVQGQDMSFFTIPLITRVDKEIFACLGCAMPTQQYLMGGRDTAEAISLQYRTIFYHKFEHIFVTDLASVHLHAERESNRRSLLFQIVQRMHDNIDVNAVLTEVIDSISAMYPGARLELFMSQDHRSTHPQVKPLPFQMSSDDVCARAFKDGRVALNTNTEDQHIVEIGLPLGGKQGVYGVFHMVMDNSIFMDVDLRFLSMVADTAGTAFENAKLYERSNQLIRELRMSNELTQRLNQSLRLGDIFQFAFEELLEMFGADYCCILHMNEEKGGLEVIACNHSSLQNEILEVGQGLGGKVYTTGESLIMSNYIDNPNTTSRLMNATGSQSLIATPLSVGGEVRGAIMLAHRDAHYFSYDNYRLLQAMAGHIGLAVGNARLHAEVRRLANRDSLTGLYARHYLDEEIKERQSTDFCGCLIVVDIDQFKMVNDTYGHQKGDKILKEVSEIVKSSIRQGDIAARWGGEELSVYLPLMGVEQAVNVAERIRKRVMNETEPNVTVSCGIAEWSWMDERVSVESLFYRADMALYKAKNNGRNQVIVDTKENGSGVKGLPHK